The DNA region ACGTGAGACCAACAGATGGTTTTGGTTTGCAGGAAGCTGGCCTTGAAATATCACCCTGACAAGAACCCAGACAACCCAGAGGCCGCAGACAAGTTTAAGGAGATCAACAACGCCCACGCCATCCTGACGGACTCCACGAAAAGAAACATCTACGACAAGTACGGCTCGCTGGGGCTCTACGTGGCCGAGCAGTTCGGGGAGGAGAACGTGAACACCTACTTCGTGCTCTCCAGCTGGTGGGCCAAGGTGAGGGCGCAGCTCCCACTCTCGCATCCCGCCAGGTGGATCTGGGTACGTGGCGGGCTCCTCGTCCCCATAGATACGGGCAAAGGCCCGGTCCCAGCAGATTGTAGCTGGCCTGTGGCCTGCCTGCGTCCAGCCCGCGCGCACAGAGCGAGGTCTGTGCCGAGTGGTGACGTCCACAGCATTTTCTTTCGTGAGTCACTGTGGTAGAAATAGGAAATGAACTTTTTCATCACTTTGTGGAtagatttatttttgtgattagggaaaacttgttagaaatatcTAGCTTGAGaaacttctgaaaaaaatattattgttttatattgtaACATTACCTGGTTTCCTGATTCTATCCAAAGCATCTGTCGTGTGAGGCCCGAGggtgtggctcactgcagggcgCTGAGCTGTCGGAAGCCTGTCTGGCAGCGGCCAGTCAGtcagccctcctcccctctcagGAGTTACCCTTCTTTACGCAGCTGgtctcctccttcctgccctcctgtCCCCGTGTTCAGTGCTTTCTTTATTCTCCTTGATCTGGAAAAGAGTCCACTGCTGGTGTGAGGACCCCTCTGTGACCCTGGCGGGGGTCGGAGGTGGGCGCAGGTTGAGAGCTGCATCCCGGCCTCGCCGCACAACCACGTCCCCTTGCCCACAGGCCCTGTTTGTGTTCTGCGGGCTCCTCacctgctgctactgctgctgctgcctctgctgctgCTTCAACTGCTGCTGCGGGAAGTGCAAGCCCAAGGCGCCTGAGGGCGAGGAGACCGAGTTCTACGTGTCCCCCGAGGACCTGGAAGCGCAGCTGCAGTCCGACGAGAGGGGTGAGTGTGCCCGCCGCCCGGGGCGCGCGTGAGGGGCGGGGCCGGAGCGGGCCCTGAACGTGTCGCCCTGTCTCGTCAAACAGGAGGGCACTGACACTGTGCGGGAGTGTTTGTGGTGGCGGCGGGACGGTTGAGGTGTGAACGTGGACGCCGGAGGTAAAGCAGGCGCGGAGGGCTGT from Tursiops truncatus isolate mTurTru1 chromosome 15, mTurTru1.mat.Y, whole genome shotgun sequence includes:
- the DNAJC5 gene encoding dnaJ homolog subfamily C member 5 — protein: MADQRQRSLSTSGESLYHVLGLDKNATSDDIKKSYRKLALKYHPDKNPDNPEAADKFKEINNAHAILTDSTKRNIYDKYGSLGLYVAEQFGEENVNTYFVLSSWWAKALFVFCGLLTCCYCCCCLCCCFNCCCGKCKPKAPEGEETEFYVSPEDLEAQLQSDEREAADTPIVVQPASATETTQLTADSHPSYHTDGFN